The proteins below come from a single Plantactinospora sp. KBS50 genomic window:
- a CDS encoding co-chaperone GroES — MTADPNTDSGLPIRLLHDRVLVRVEGPEGERRSTAGIVIPATASVGRRLAWATAVGVGPNVRSIVNGDRVLFDPEERSEVELHGRDYVLLRERDVHAVAAARVETDGTGLYL; from the coding sequence GTGACCGCAGACCCGAACACCGACTCCGGCCTGCCGATCCGTCTGCTGCACGACCGCGTGCTGGTCCGGGTCGAAGGCCCCGAGGGCGAACGCCGCTCCACCGCCGGCATCGTCATTCCGGCCACCGCCTCCGTCGGGCGGCGGCTCGCCTGGGCGACCGCGGTGGGCGTCGGCCCCAACGTCCGTTCGATCGTCAACGGCGACCGGGTGCTGTTCGATCCCGAGGAACGCTCGGAGGTGGAGCTGCACGGCCGCGACTACGTGCTGCTGCGCGAGCGGGACGTGCACGCCGTCGCCGCGGCCCGGGTGGAGACCGACGGCACCGGGCTCTACCTCTGA
- a CDS encoding PrsW family intramembrane metalloprotease yields the protein MRPNRTAGGNYADVMADTPSGGGTAPPSPPVPSGPPAAAGPPAYQAGGPVARGRRLGWRRGLVLAAVILVIAGCAVAMLLTLGESLGAQALLIGIVAAILPVPVLVACFLWLDRYEPEPTGYLVLCFGWGAAVATYTSLQVNDAAAKAFANAGLPDALVAVLVAPFIEELTKAAFPILLLIFRRREWSGIVDGIVYCGLSAVGFAMVENILYLGGHGYAAGAQQYGPATGAQYLFATFIVRILFSGFAHPLFTSMTGVGLGLAARTADRRVRVLAPIAGLLVAMMMHGTWNLVPSLAVALRQNLILLYGYLSVMVPIFFGMVGLAVWLRSWEGRLTERTLIDYVRAGWLTPPEVAALGSLGRRHAARQWARRVAGEAGVRAMREYQFTATRLALLRDGLRRGLDTRPGELARSTNEERNMLARISALRSVFVGRDPQVPAATWDGSRYHIVFPDGVRRSLDAPDEPVVPIPVVLTPPPARGWPGTPMPGR from the coding sequence ATGCGGCCGAACCGAACGGCCGGCGGCAACTACGCTGACGTCATGGCCGACACCCCGTCCGGCGGAGGAACCGCTCCGCCGTCGCCGCCCGTACCGTCCGGGCCGCCCGCCGCAGCCGGGCCGCCCGCGTACCAGGCCGGTGGCCCGGTGGCCCGGGGCCGCCGGCTCGGGTGGCGGCGCGGGCTGGTCCTGGCGGCCGTCATCCTGGTCATCGCCGGTTGTGCCGTGGCGATGCTGCTCACCCTCGGCGAGAGCCTCGGCGCGCAGGCGCTGCTGATCGGCATCGTCGCCGCGATCCTGCCGGTTCCGGTGCTGGTGGCGTGTTTCCTCTGGCTCGACCGCTACGAACCGGAACCGACCGGCTACCTGGTGCTGTGCTTCGGCTGGGGTGCCGCCGTGGCCACCTACACCTCGTTGCAGGTCAACGACGCGGCGGCGAAGGCGTTCGCCAACGCCGGCCTGCCCGACGCGCTTGTCGCCGTGCTGGTGGCGCCCTTCATCGAGGAACTGACCAAGGCGGCCTTCCCGATCCTGTTGCTGATCTTCCGCCGCCGGGAGTGGTCCGGCATCGTGGACGGGATCGTCTACTGCGGACTGTCAGCGGTCGGCTTCGCCATGGTGGAGAACATCCTCTACCTCGGCGGCCACGGCTACGCCGCGGGCGCCCAGCAGTACGGCCCGGCCACCGGCGCGCAGTACCTGTTCGCGACGTTCATCGTCCGGATCCTCTTCTCCGGCTTCGCCCACCCGCTGTTCACCTCGATGACCGGCGTCGGTCTCGGCCTGGCGGCGCGGACCGCCGACCGCCGGGTGCGGGTCCTGGCGCCGATCGCCGGCCTGCTCGTGGCCATGATGATGCACGGCACCTGGAACCTCGTGCCGTCGCTGGCCGTCGCGCTGCGGCAGAACCTGATCCTCCTCTACGGCTACCTCAGCGTGATGGTGCCGATCTTCTTCGGCATGGTCGGGCTGGCCGTCTGGCTGCGCAGCTGGGAGGGCCGGCTCACCGAACGTACGCTCATCGACTACGTCCGGGCCGGCTGGCTGACCCCACCGGAGGTCGCCGCGCTGGGCAGCCTCGGCCGGCGGCACGCGGCCCGGCAGTGGGCGCGGCGGGTGGCCGGCGAGGCCGGCGTGCGGGCGATGCGGGAATACCAGTTCACCGCCACCCGGCTCGCCCTGCTGCGCGACGGACTGCGCCGCGGCCTGGACACCCGGCCCGGCGAACTCGCCCGCAGCACCAACGAGGAGCGCAACATGCTGGCCCGGATCAGCGCACTGCGGTCGGTCTTCGTCGGCCGGGATCCGCAGGTGCCGGCCGCCACCTGGGACGGCAGCCGCTACCACATCGTCTTCCCGGACGGCGTACGGCGCAGCCTCGACGCCCCCGACGAGCCGGTGGTGCCGATCCCGGTCGTGCTGACCCCGCCGCCGGCCCGGGGCTGGCCCGGCACCCCGATGCCCGGTCGCTGA
- a CDS encoding inorganic phosphate transporter — protein sequence MDATLIAVLAVIVAAMVFDYTNGFHDAANAIATSISTRALTPRVALAMAAVGNFAGAHLGAGVAKTVGDGLVSLPTGVASLGVVFAGVVGAICWNLTTWYFGLPSSSSHALFGGLVGSTLLASGGHVKWGNILDKVIIPMVLSPIVGLILGFLVMLAILWLFRHGQPGKLNRGFRYAQTVSAAAMSVGHGMQDAAKTMGIVVLALYTGGYQTDKTHIPQWVFWTSAAMLALGTYSGGWRIIRTLGRKIIDLGPPEGFAAETVASAVLYFNALVLKAPISTTHTITSAIMGVGATKRLSAVRWNVAGNIVIAWVITFPAAAAIACLVYLLVRPIF from the coding sequence GTGGACGCCACCCTCATCGCCGTGCTCGCGGTGATCGTCGCCGCGATGGTCTTCGACTACACGAACGGCTTCCACGACGCGGCCAACGCGATCGCCACCAGCATCTCCACCCGGGCGCTGACCCCGCGGGTGGCGCTGGCCATGGCGGCCGTCGGCAACTTCGCCGGTGCGCACCTGGGCGCCGGGGTGGCCAAGACCGTCGGTGACGGGCTGGTCAGCCTGCCCACCGGCGTGGCCAGCCTGGGCGTCGTGTTCGCCGGCGTGGTCGGCGCGATCTGCTGGAACCTGACCACCTGGTACTTCGGCCTGCCGTCCTCCTCGTCGCACGCCCTCTTCGGCGGCCTGGTCGGCTCCACCCTGCTGGCCTCGGGCGGCCACGTGAAGTGGGGAAACATCCTCGACAAAGTGATCATCCCGATGGTGCTGTCCCCGATCGTCGGCCTGATCCTCGGCTTCCTCGTGATGCTCGCGATCCTCTGGCTGTTCCGGCACGGGCAGCCGGGCAAGCTCAACCGGGGCTTCCGGTACGCGCAGACGGTCTCCGCCGCGGCCATGTCCGTGGGGCACGGCATGCAGGACGCCGCGAAGACCATGGGCATCGTCGTGCTCGCGCTCTACACCGGCGGGTACCAGACGGACAAGACGCACATCCCGCAGTGGGTCTTCTGGACCTCGGCCGCGATGCTGGCGCTGGGGACGTACTCGGGTGGCTGGCGGATCATCCGGACCCTCGGCCGCAAGATCATCGACCTGGGTCCGCCGGAGGGGTTCGCCGCCGAGACCGTGGCGAGCGCGGTGCTCTACTTCAACGCGCTGGTGCTGAAGGCGCCGATCTCCACGACCCACACGATCACCTCGGCGATCATGGGCGTCGGGGCCACCAAGCGGCTCTCGGCGGTGCGCTGGAACGTCGCCGGCAACATCGTGATCGCCTGGGTCATCACGTTCCCGGCCGCCGCCGCCATCGCCTGCCTGGTGTACCTGCTGGTCCGCCCGATCTTCTGA
- a CDS encoding ATP-dependent DNA helicase yields the protein MTAPATATGSEPTTKTAGRQRGGRPSGTELLAAAVGAVPGGTARPGQQLMAEAIVRSITTREHLLVQAGTGTGKSLAYLAPALTVDGPVVVSTATLALQSQLVEHDLPRLADAVKPLLGRRPTFAVLKGRHHYLCLARLDASTEEEPADALFDEPRGGQTKWLGAAGRLGKQMDRVRAWSEETATGDRDELDPGVDDQLWRTVSMPARECVGAARCPFGDECFAEASRVRAREADIVVTNHSLLAVDMLADRHIVPPHRLLVVDEAHELADRVSSAAQAELVPDLIDRAARRARPLLKPETAEAMVEAGDALAVALAEAPAGRITAGLPVPLREACTLLDSATRSALDTIGDIKADDPDPVRKQQAKAVLDELSKTSQRLLAEDDHDVSWVEKPEGAASGRRALVVAPLSVAGTLAAHLYEERTVVATSATLTLGGRFDTVARALGLEAPPAAPPSPAAAAAARSSRRGSTPEDEGTDRPGGEAATAGSGWESLDVGSPFDYGRQGILYVAAHLPRPSVSGLPAAAGEELVSLVTALGGRTLGLFSSRRAATQAAELLRTRTDLPILLQGEEALPLLVRRFREDRASCLFGVMSLWQGVDVPGDACQLVVIDRLPFPRPDEPLAAARAAAVDSAGGSGFASVSVPIAAIRLAQGVGRLIRSSTDRGVVAVLDSRLETARGYGPFLRRSVPPFWYTTKPEVARGALERLARG from the coding sequence GTGACCGCGCCCGCCACCGCCACCGGTTCCGAACCGACCACCAAGACCGCCGGACGCCAGCGCGGCGGCCGGCCCAGCGGCACCGAACTGCTCGCGGCCGCCGTCGGCGCGGTCCCCGGCGGTACGGCCCGCCCCGGGCAGCAACTGATGGCCGAGGCCATCGTGCGGAGCATCACCACCCGGGAGCATCTGCTGGTGCAGGCCGGCACCGGCACCGGAAAGTCACTCGCCTATCTTGCCCCCGCGCTGACCGTGGACGGCCCGGTGGTGGTCTCCACCGCCACCCTGGCGTTGCAGTCCCAGCTGGTCGAGCACGACCTGCCCCGGCTCGCCGACGCGGTCAAGCCGCTGCTCGGCCGCCGCCCGACCTTCGCGGTGCTCAAGGGCCGGCACCACTATCTTTGCCTGGCCCGGCTGGACGCCTCCACCGAGGAGGAACCGGCCGACGCGCTGTTCGACGAGCCCCGGGGCGGCCAGACGAAGTGGCTGGGCGCCGCCGGCCGGCTCGGCAAGCAGATGGACCGGGTCCGCGCCTGGTCGGAGGAGACCGCCACGGGCGACCGGGACGAGCTGGATCCCGGCGTGGACGACCAGCTCTGGCGGACCGTCTCGATGCCGGCTCGGGAGTGCGTGGGAGCGGCCCGCTGCCCGTTCGGCGACGAGTGCTTCGCCGAGGCGTCCCGGGTCCGCGCCCGCGAGGCGGACATCGTGGTCACCAACCACAGTTTGCTGGCCGTCGACATGCTCGCCGACCGGCACATCGTGCCGCCGCACCGGCTGCTCGTGGTGGATGAGGCGCACGAACTGGCGGACCGGGTCTCGTCGGCCGCGCAGGCGGAGCTGGTGCCCGACCTGATCGACCGGGCCGCCCGGCGGGCTCGTCCGCTGCTCAAGCCGGAGACCGCCGAGGCCATGGTGGAGGCCGGCGACGCGCTGGCGGTGGCGCTCGCCGAGGCGCCCGCCGGCCGGATCACGGCGGGGCTGCCCGTACCGTTGCGTGAAGCCTGCACCCTGCTCGACTCCGCCACCCGGTCGGCGCTCGACACCATCGGCGACATCAAGGCCGACGACCCGGACCCGGTCCGCAAGCAGCAGGCCAAGGCGGTGCTGGACGAGTTGTCCAAGACCTCCCAGCGGCTGCTCGCCGAGGACGACCACGACGTGTCGTGGGTGGAGAAGCCGGAGGGCGCGGCCAGCGGCCGGCGGGCGCTGGTCGTCGCGCCGCTCTCGGTGGCCGGCACCCTGGCCGCACATCTTTACGAGGAACGCACCGTCGTGGCCACCTCCGCCACGCTCACCCTGGGCGGCCGGTTCGACACGGTGGCCCGCGCGCTCGGCCTGGAGGCGCCGCCGGCGGCCCCGCCATCGCCCGCCGCGGCCGCCGCGGCCCGGTCCAGCCGCCGGGGATCCACCCCCGAGGACGAGGGTACGGACCGGCCGGGCGGCGAGGCCGCGACCGCCGGGTCCGGCTGGGAGTCGCTGGACGTCGGGTCGCCGTTCGACTACGGCCGCCAGGGCATCCTGTACGTCGCCGCGCATCTGCCCCGGCCGAGCGTCTCCGGGCTTCCCGCGGCGGCCGGCGAGGAACTGGTGTCGCTGGTGACCGCGCTCGGCGGGCGTACCCTCGGGCTGTTCTCCTCCCGGCGGGCCGCCACGCAGGCGGCCGAGTTGCTGCGGACCCGCACCGACCTGCCCATCCTGTTGCAGGGCGAGGAGGCGCTGCCGCTGCTGGTCCGTCGGTTCCGGGAGGACCGGGCCAGTTGCCTGTTCGGGGTGATGTCGCTCTGGCAGGGTGTGGACGTGCCGGGCGACGCCTGCCAGCTCGTGGTGATCGACCGGCTGCCCTTCCCCCGGCCGGACGAGCCGCTGGCCGCGGCCCGTGCCGCGGCCGTGGACTCGGCGGGCGGCTCGGGCTTCGCCTCGGTGAGCGTGCCGATCGCGGCGATCCGGCTGGCGCAGGGGGTGGGTCGGCTGATCCGCAGCAGCACCGATCGGGGGGTGGTGGCGGTGCTGGACTCCCGGCTGGAGACCGCCCGGGGATACGGGCCGTTCCTGCGCCGGTCCGTGCCGCCGTTCTGGTACACCACGAAACCGGAAGTCGCCCGGGGTGCGCTGGAACGGCTCGCCCGCGGCTGA
- a CDS encoding DUF2188 domain-containing protein, protein MPGRTATDRTGEAIVAREQYHVVPDGDNDEWKVEQGSTTVDTYDTKKDAVRGGRDTAHRHEPSQVIVHKGDGKSRVGPPIATTRTRPPVDARSARDDTRRLSRLPSPLRSPSPLPSPLPLRLPLRLPLRSPLPLRSRSGLRPVVVIRHRPAPRLLRNPGAG, encoded by the coding sequence ATGCCTGGCAGAACGGCGACCGATCGGACCGGGGAGGCAATCGTGGCACGTGAGCAGTACCACGTCGTTCCAGATGGTGACAATGACGAGTGGAAGGTGGAGCAGGGGTCGACGACCGTCGACACCTACGACACCAAGAAGGACGCCGTCCGGGGCGGTCGCGACACCGCACACCGGCACGAGCCGAGCCAGGTGATCGTGCACAAGGGAGACGGCAAATCGAGGGTGGGTCCACCTATCGCGACGACCCGTACCCGCCCGCCGGTTGATGCGCGCAGCGCGCGGGACGACACCCGCCGGCTGTCGCGGTTGCCATCACCGTTGCGGTCGCCGTCGCCGTTGCCGTCGCCGTTGCCGTTGCGGTTGCCGTTGCGGTTGCCGTTGCGGTCGCCGTTGCCGTTGCGGTCGCGGTCGGGGTTGCGGCCCGTGGTTGTCATCCGGCACCGGCCGGCGCCGAGGCTTCTTCGGAATCCGGGCGCCGGATGA
- a CDS encoding FUSC family protein, with the protein MPSQRDEPVVRIAGVPVPADREGAADAARELRRRVRPTVRERTHRVRYNLVLAVQAGIAASLSWLVAHYLLQNPDPVFAPISAVGTLAASVGQRLRRTIELIIGVAVGIGVGDLFIVAFGVGWWQLGMIVTLAVLIAIFLGGGPSVVTQAAVTALLLVALAPKASDLEFPRVIDALVGGFVALGVGLVLLPFNPLRVVDRAARPALETLARELDVTSRALADGDPDRAQAALDRVQEVQQHMAGLQEALEAGRETATLAPVRWRRRGALAQYVEGAEFIEHAVANAGTLIRRSVTALEDGEPIPDPLPSAVAQLAEAVRQLVAELGAGLEPEATRERALRAVGEAGRAYADGVGFSGSVVVAQLRTTASDLLRASGIDRIEANRQVRRAVESGRSGRPGPEPGADPVLRSGDVSRPGEMPAENGAEKPRRVPTEPDRDDRDRAEHRPAAAPSPEDERRVESAIAASVRASGPYREEAPVRTGARPAGMGRAGSRAARSDRDGGGSPVEGSLLDGSAVDGSRGGGSAGGREARDGTDAAEPNGRRQLR; encoded by the coding sequence ATGCCGTCGCAGCGGGACGAGCCGGTCGTCCGGATTGCCGGTGTTCCGGTCCCGGCCGACCGGGAGGGCGCGGCGGACGCGGCCCGTGAGCTGCGCCGCCGGGTCCGGCCGACGGTACGCGAGCGTACCCACCGGGTCCGGTACAACCTCGTGCTCGCGGTCCAGGCCGGCATCGCCGCGAGCCTGTCCTGGCTGGTGGCGCACTACCTGCTGCAGAACCCGGATCCGGTCTTCGCGCCGATCTCGGCGGTGGGCACCCTCGCGGCCTCGGTCGGGCAGCGGCTCCGCCGGACGATCGAGCTGATCATCGGGGTCGCGGTCGGCATCGGCGTGGGCGACCTGTTCATCGTCGCCTTCGGGGTCGGCTGGTGGCAGCTCGGGATGATCGTCACGCTCGCCGTGCTGATCGCGATCTTCCTGGGCGGCGGGCCGTCCGTGGTCACCCAGGCCGCGGTCACCGCGCTGCTGCTGGTCGCCCTCGCGCCGAAGGCCTCGGACCTGGAGTTCCCCCGGGTGATAGATGCCCTGGTCGGTGGGTTCGTGGCGCTGGGCGTGGGCCTGGTGCTGCTGCCGTTCAACCCGCTCCGGGTGGTGGACCGGGCCGCCCGGCCGGCGCTGGAGACCCTCGCCCGGGAGTTGGACGTCACCTCCCGGGCGCTGGCCGACGGCGATCCGGATCGGGCCCAGGCGGCGCTGGACCGGGTCCAGGAGGTGCAGCAGCACATGGCGGGGCTCCAGGAGGCGTTGGAGGCCGGCCGCGAGACGGCGACGCTGGCGCCGGTCCGCTGGCGCCGCCGCGGCGCCCTCGCGCAGTACGTCGAGGGCGCGGAGTTCATCGAACACGCGGTGGCCAACGCCGGCACCCTGATCCGGCGTAGCGTCACCGCGCTGGAGGACGGGGAACCGATCCCCGATCCACTGCCGTCCGCGGTGGCCCAACTCGCCGAGGCCGTTCGGCAACTCGTGGCCGAACTGGGCGCCGGGCTGGAGCCGGAGGCGACCCGGGAGCGGGCGTTGCGCGCGGTCGGCGAGGCGGGCCGGGCGTACGCCGACGGCGTCGGTTTCTCCGGCAGCGTGGTCGTGGCGCAGCTCCGGACCACGGCGAGCGACCTGCTGCGGGCCAGCGGAATCGATCGGATCGAGGCGAACCGGCAGGTCCGGCGCGCGGTGGAGAGCGGCCGGTCGGGGCGGCCCGGACCGGAGCCCGGGGCCGATCCGGTGCTCCGGTCGGGCGACGTTTCCCGGCCCGGCGAGATGCCGGCGGAGAACGGGGCGGAGAAGCCGCGACGGGTCCCGACCGAACCCGACAGGGACGATCGGGACCGGGCCGAGCACCGGCCAGCCGCCGCGCCCTCGCCCGAGGACGAGCGACGCGTCGAGTCCGCGATCGCGGCGTCCGTGCGCGCCTCCGGGCCGTACCGGGAAGAGGCTCCGGTCCGTACCGGCGCCCGGCCGGCCGGGATGGGACGGGCCGGCTCCCGCGCGGCGAGGTCGGACCGGGACGGCGGCGGCTCCCCGGTCGAAGGGTCCCTGCTCGACGGGTCCGCGGTCGACGGGTCCCGCGGTGGCGGGTCCGCGGGTGGTCGGGAGGCGCGGGACGGTACCGATGCGGCCGAACCGAACGGCCGGCGGCAACTACGCTGA
- a CDS encoding AI-2E family transporter, with protein sequence MSRFEQVRARLRRAYEAGRESVRSARHDREPVAVPPVDTPVEVPAPPSPPAPDAEPAPPHLSLASQDDADVPHALRLAAAWSWRLIVVGIVGWALIRLVGAIQVVMIPLAIALLLSALLAPAVGWLLRARLPRSLATAIVLICGLAAVAGTLTAVVNEFIAGVPELSAKATDGVRTIQEWLKTGPLHLSDNQLNKYIDQGQEWVDQNTQSLTSGALSTAATVFEVLTGMLLVLFATFFFLRDGRRIWRFLVRLLPVNARWRVDDAGTAAWATLVAYVRATVLVAFIDAVGIGIFLIIFKIPFTLPLIALVFLGAFIPIVGAALSGAVAVLVALVDQGWVIALVILGAVILVQQLEGHVLQPLIMGRAVAIHPLGVIVGIAAFAVLAGIVGAVVAVPLIAVLNTAVRRLTARRVPEAPPDAVVVAAKAP encoded by the coding sequence TTGAGCCGCTTCGAGCAGGTCAGGGCGCGGCTGCGTCGTGCGTACGAGGCAGGGCGGGAGTCGGTCCGGTCCGCGCGGCACGACCGCGAGCCCGTCGCCGTACCTCCCGTGGACACCCCCGTCGAGGTGCCGGCCCCGCCGAGCCCGCCCGCCCCGGACGCCGAGCCGGCCCCGCCGCACCTCTCGCTCGCCAGCCAGGACGACGCCGACGTGCCGCACGCGCTGCGGCTCGCGGCGGCCTGGTCGTGGCGGCTGATCGTGGTGGGGATCGTCGGCTGGGCGCTGATCAGGCTGGTCGGCGCCATCCAGGTGGTGATGATCCCGCTCGCCATCGCCCTGCTGCTCTCCGCTCTGCTGGCCCCCGCCGTGGGTTGGCTGCTCAGGGCCCGGCTCCCGCGCTCGTTGGCCACGGCCATCGTGCTGATCTGCGGCCTCGCGGCGGTCGCGGGCACGCTGACCGCGGTGGTGAACGAGTTCATCGCCGGGGTGCCCGAACTCAGCGCGAAGGCCACCGACGGGGTGCGGACCATCCAGGAGTGGCTCAAGACCGGGCCGCTGCACCTGTCGGACAACCAGCTCAACAAGTACATCGACCAGGGTCAGGAGTGGGTGGACCAGAACACCCAGTCGCTGACCAGCGGCGCGCTCTCCACCGCCGCCACCGTGTTCGAGGTGCTCACCGGCATGCTGCTGGTGCTGTTCGCGACGTTCTTCTTCCTCCGGGACGGCCGCCGGATCTGGCGCTTCCTGGTCCGGCTGCTGCCGGTGAACGCGCGCTGGCGGGTGGACGACGCCGGCACGGCCGCCTGGGCGACCCTGGTGGCGTACGTGCGGGCCACCGTCCTGGTCGCCTTCATCGACGCGGTGGGCATCGGAATCTTCCTGATCATCTTCAAGATCCCGTTCACCCTGCCCCTGATCGCGCTGGTCTTCCTCGGCGCGTTCATCCCGATCGTCGGCGCCGCGCTCTCCGGCGCGGTCGCCGTGCTGGTGGCGCTGGTGGACCAGGGCTGGGTGATCGCGCTGGTCATCCTCGGCGCGGTGATCCTGGTGCAGCAGTTGGAGGGGCACGTCCTCCAGCCGCTCATCATGGGCCGGGCGGTGGCCATCCACCCGCTCGGCGTGATCGTCGGGATCGCCGCCTTCGCGGTGCTGGCCGGCATCGTCGGGGCGGTCGTCGCCGTACCGCTGATCGCGGTGCTGAACACCGCGGTGCGCCGGCTCACCGCGCGACGGGTGCCGGAGGCGCCACCGGACGCCGTGGTGGTGGCCGCGAAGGCACCCTGA
- a CDS encoding DUF47 domain-containing protein has protein sequence MKFSFRPTEGAFYELFTRAAQNLVRGTELLQELGLPGVEVQSVSERLTEVEHDSDQITHELYKKINSTFITPFDREDIYSLGSLLDDVMDHLEAAGNLVYLYGLTKLPALPRELHELVNVLDQQAKLTAQAMPRLRAMKDLEPYWIECNRLENEGDQAYRMLLVRLFSGEYDALTVLKMKEVADELEAACDAFEHVANIVETIAVKES, from the coding sequence GTGAAGTTCTCCTTCCGCCCCACCGAGGGCGCCTTCTACGAGCTGTTCACCAGGGCCGCCCAGAACCTGGTCCGCGGCACCGAGCTGCTTCAGGAACTGGGTCTGCCGGGGGTCGAGGTGCAGTCCGTCAGCGAGCGGCTGACGGAGGTGGAGCACGACAGCGACCAGATCACGCACGAGCTGTACAAGAAGATCAACTCCACCTTCATCACACCCTTCGACCGGGAGGACATCTACTCCCTCGGCTCGCTGCTGGACGACGTGATGGACCACCTGGAGGCGGCCGGCAACCTGGTCTACCTGTACGGGCTGACCAAGCTGCCCGCGCTGCCCCGGGAGCTGCACGAGCTGGTCAACGTGCTGGACCAGCAGGCGAAGCTGACCGCCCAGGCGATGCCCCGGCTGCGGGCGATGAAGGACCTGGAGCCGTACTGGATCGAGTGCAACCGGCTGGAGAACGAGGGCGACCAGGCGTACCGGATGCTGCTGGTCCGCCTGTTCAGCGGGGAGTACGACGCGCTGACCGTGCTGAAGATGAAGGAGGTCGCCGACGAGCTGGAGGCGGCCTGCGACGCGTTCGAGCACGTGGCCAACATCGTCGAGACAATCGCGGTCAAGGAGTCCTGA
- a CDS encoding PPK2 family polyphosphate kinase, translating to MKRSVAQIRELLRVPSAGGGAVDLAAIDPRGTPGIPAELSRREAKAWARERVAQLGGQLATWQEMLYAGAQVDPDAARRVLLVLQATDCGGKDGTIRRVAGAMNPQGLEIRSFGPPTPQELRHDFLWRIRRALPRPGHVGIFNRSHYEDVLIVRVESLVPEPVWRGRYDEINAFERELVAGGFTLVKVFLHISREEQRERLLKRLDNPTKHWKYNPADLAARARWDDYQAAYAEVLARCDGPDAPWYVVPADRKWYRDWAVASILAETFAGMGLEYPSGDFDVAAERERLLAAS from the coding sequence ATGAAACGGTCGGTTGCCCAGATCCGTGAGCTGTTGCGCGTACCGTCGGCCGGCGGCGGCGCGGTCGACCTGGCCGCGATCGACCCCCGCGGCACCCCCGGCATCCCGGCGGAGCTGAGCCGCCGGGAGGCGAAGGCGTGGGCCCGGGAGCGGGTCGCGCAACTGGGCGGCCAGCTCGCGACCTGGCAGGAGATGCTGTACGCGGGCGCACAGGTCGATCCGGACGCCGCCCGCCGGGTGTTGCTGGTGCTTCAGGCCACCGACTGCGGCGGCAAGGACGGCACGATCCGGCGGGTGGCCGGGGCGATGAACCCGCAGGGGCTGGAGATCCGCTCGTTCGGTCCGCCGACCCCGCAGGAGCTGCGGCACGACTTCCTGTGGCGGATCCGCCGCGCGCTGCCCCGGCCCGGGCACGTCGGGATCTTCAACCGCTCACACTATGAGGATGTCCTGATCGTCCGGGTGGAGTCGCTGGTGCCGGAGCCGGTGTGGCGGGGCCGGTACGACGAGATCAACGCCTTCGAACGCGAGCTGGTCGCGGGCGGTTTCACCCTGGTCAAGGTGTTTCTGCACATTTCCCGGGAGGAGCAGCGGGAGCGGCTGCTCAAGCGGCTGGACAACCCGACGAAGCACTGGAAGTACAACCCGGCGGATCTTGCCGCCCGGGCCAGGTGGGACGACTACCAGGCCGCGTACGCGGAGGTGCTCGCCCGCTGCGACGGCCCGGACGCGCCCTGGTACGTCGTCCCGGCCGACCGGAAGTGGTACCGCGACTGGGCGGTCGCCAGCATCCTCGCGGAGACGTTCGCCGGGATGGGGCTGGAGTATCCGTCGGGCGACTTCGATGTGGCGGCCGAGCGGGAGCGGCTGCTCGCCGCCAGTTGA
- a CDS encoding DUF402 domain-containing protein → MPSEMVRVVYRKYDGSAHRDYPARRLAEDDLGTWLGVTVGTASVYHGRPSVEQIPFVLLVPHEAWWTGMFNPPPRTSEVYCDITSPARWEGDTVHLYDLDLDVVRRRATGVVELRDEDEFAENRVRYGYPDELVGHAREAVDWLLGVLGDGTEPFASTYRKWLALVV, encoded by the coding sequence ATGCCGAGCGAGATGGTCCGGGTCGTGTACCGCAAGTACGACGGCAGCGCACACCGCGACTATCCGGCCCGTCGGCTCGCCGAGGACGACCTCGGGACATGGCTGGGCGTCACGGTCGGCACCGCGTCGGTCTACCACGGCCGGCCGTCGGTGGAACAGATTCCGTTCGTGTTGCTCGTGCCGCACGAAGCATGGTGGACGGGGATGTTCAACCCGCCGCCGCGGACCAGCGAGGTCTACTGCGACATCACCAGCCCGGCGCGTTGGGAGGGCGACACCGTCCATCTCTACGACCTCGACCTGGACGTGGTCCGGCGGCGCGCGACCGGCGTGGTCGAGCTGCGCGACGAGGACGAGTTCGCCGAGAACCGGGTCCGGTACGGCTACCCGGACGAGCTGGTGGGGCATGCGCGCGAGGCGGTCGACTGGTTGCTGGGCGTGCTCGGCGACGGGACCGAGCCGTTCGCCTCGACGTACCGGAAGTGGCTGGCCCTGGTGGTCTGA